CTACCATTTCTGGCTGGGTGGCCTTCATTTGCCATGTTGCATAACCTTTTAGAgtctttcttcatgtgtaaataGGATGATGATATCTATTTCACAGCCACAGAACTTGGTATGATATTATAGTAGCACTTCCTTCTACACTCCAGTCCCACTAGCCCTAATTTTATACATTCTGATTCATCATTTTTGAATTTCCTAACTTCCCTATGGGCATAAGTGCTAGCCATATTTTCCTTATTCTCCCTAAGCCTTTTGGAAGGAGCAGGAAGAATGTGAAAGTCCAGAGGTCAAAGACCCAGGCATTTTAGTCTTCTGCTCTTGCTCAAGGTCTCACCTGAGAGCAGCCCAATACTCAGGTAGAGGTGATTCAAGGAGGTAGCAAAGGAGGCGAGCAGCATCCCCAGTGCAGCCAAGAAGCCCCCAGTCATCACCACGGGCCTGGGCCCGAACTTCGTGCTCAGGGCACTGCCCACTGGGCCTGGAAAAGAGCAAGGGGTTCTGCGAGAAGATCTGAGGAGTCCTTCCCCAGcagcacccccccgcccccgccctgtCCCCACGTCCCCTCTCCCTTCCGACTCTGGACCCAGGCGCGGCACTCACTCCCAAACTGCTGTACCGCGATTCCTATGGAGGCGATCCAGGAGACGCGCGCCGCCTGCTCCTCAAACGCCGCCACAAACTCCACGAAGAAGACGCCGAAGGAGCGGAGCACCCCGAACACCAGCGCCGACTGGAAGAAGGCTGAGAGcaccaccacccacccccagcccccgTCTGGGGGCTCAGCCCTGCGCAGCATCTGGGCGGTAGCAGGGATGCCGCCACCAACGGACCGGGCTCAGGACGCTTTACCTCTGCCCACCCGCCCAGCCACTCGGCCGGGCGGTCGGGGCCGAGCGGGGAACGAGAGGCTGGTAGAGAAGAAGGCAGTGACGTGGGCGGCGACAGGCGACTGCGACTCTCCCCCAGGGGGGCGCTAGAGGAGCGGAGACCCGGCCGGTGCCGGCCGGGCAGTAGGAGCCTGGGGGCGTGGCTCCGCAGGCCCGGAGAGGGGCGCCCAGGCCCGGGGCGGCAGGTCGGGGCGGGGCCAAGGTTCGAGCAGGGAGCCTGGGGCGGGACTAAGCGTGGGCCACACCCCTCCGGCGCACCACTCTCCCTTTGTATAGTCTCTTATCATTGGGGTTCTCAGCACCTGGCCCACCCCGGCCAACATCCCGGTCCACACAGCTCGCCAAAGGGGACGCGGGACTCGAAGGTAAGGCGGGGTTTAGGGCTTTGCGCTGGACAGGGTGAGTAGGGCGCATGCGTAAAGAGGGGGCATTAGAGGCCGATTAGATAGCGACCCCTGTTCCACAGGCACCTACCAGGCGTTCCTTCTGCTTCTATCGTTAATCTTGCGGGCCAGTTCGCCCAGATTTCAGTACCAAGACCCACTTGTAAAGAGTCCATGAGGccagtagacacaggagactatgtgggcagctcctgtctggaggggtgatgagagggcagaggggatcagaaactggccgaatggacaagaaaatagagtggagggaaggagtgtgctgtctcattagaggtgtatataaattttatgtacgagagactgacttgatttgtacacttccacttaaagcacaataaaaattaaaaaaaaaaaaaaaagagtccataAGGGGTGGGAGGGTGAGGGGGGCTGATGGGTGAACAGGTTCAGGTATGGAAAGCGCTGAGTTGCTTAATGAGGGGCCCAGGAGTTGCATAGTCCTTGGTGGGGGAGAGAAGTTATGAGATGAGACTCAGACGACATTCCAGGCAGAGCTCCTGAGGCACTAACTCAGCTCCTACAATCTAGATGCCTGGATCCCTGAGTTCCTGAGGGGTTCAAAGAacaagagaagagaaaaggggaaGGAGCTGGTGAACTCCTGGTGGGAACTTTTGATTCTGTTCCTACCAACAGGAAACCTACAGGTCACAGAGAACAAAAATAGCTGAGAggaagggtggctgtgagttcACCAAGGGCCCCACCAACACCACCTACCCCTTCCTCAGTGGGGCTGGAACCTTTTCCTCTGCCCTAGAAACAGCCACttcccaagcttttttttttttttaaatttcatggtGGAAAGACTAAAGAGACAGGCCATGACCCTGGCCACTGGAGCAGTCAGCCCTTCCTACCTTCCCAGTACCCAGGTCCCTAGCAAGTACACCCCAGACCCTCCactataaataaaaccaaactaaacccattgatgtgagtcgattctgactcatagcgaccctataggacagagtaaaactgccccatagggtttccaaggagcagctggtgaattcaaactgctggccttttggttagcagccgagctcttaaccgctacaccaccaggtctcTCCCTCCACTATATATAGCACcaatagtgctgctgtaagagaaatactacaagtgggtggttttagcaAACAAAAGTGCatcatctcacagtttaggaggctacaagtccaaaatcagggtgctggctctggggcaaggctttctttctgtgttggtGCTGGGGGAAAGTTCTCATCTCCTTTCAACAACTGTAGGtctggtgttccttggagatctccatgtgtcttggcctggaccttcccctggatctaggaggttctcagcacagggaccccaggtccaaaagccATGCTTCACTCCCAGCTCCTCTTTCTTGGTAGTGGTGAGGTCCCTTTatgatcttgcttagaaatctcatcagccagatatccaagttcatcacttacaagttctaccttctacCAAACATCTGAACATAATTAAGTCAAGTtccttgccactgcataaaaagcatcgcccCTCCTCCATTGCCCAATcacgtgttcatcattttcttttaaagtttcaCCGGAGGCACATTTGACGTTCacgtttctagcaacattctgttgcttgGCACGGTATGTTTCCTATTCCTCATTATCATTCAAGCTGCCCATGACCTCGAAACCTTGGGCTAAAGGGCTCAAACCCAGACCAGTGGGGAGAGAGGCAtaccagaaagaagaaaggagggaagctGTATAGTTTAAAAGTCTAAGTCTAAGCCTTATAATTTTATATGTGGAAAATGAAAATAGCCATACCCTATTgttctttcttacttttttttttctgtaagtagAGACAAAACCTTGGCTGATGGGGAAGATGCCGAAAACACACGGAGAGGTATGGCTGTGtaacagtggctaagagcttactTTCTAAAGTCACagttggtttcctcatctattaatttgggataataatagtatctatttTTGAGGGctgtattttttggggggaggcaagttgaatcagaaaatcatgcaCTAAAATGCTTAGTTTAGGGCCTGGGATGTAGGAGGAGATAAGTAATAATAGCTGGTCTTTTTATTCTCAACAGGAGATAAACTGTAGTAGCGGGTAAAGACagaagttttagttttggttttctttctccttttttgtttttcaatatttAATCCAGGTCATGGGTTTTACAACATTGAGAAACACAACTGTTCAGGCTAGGAGGAACTTGAGAGACCATGTTAACTGATTTATCTCACAGATAAGGAATGTAAGGCCCAAAGGAGGGTAACTTATCAGAATTAGTGATCCTTTGCCCTTGGGTCAGAACATATCTGTGCACACCCAGGACACACCCAGGAcaagggtgggagaggagcaatGCACTGGGCCTGGATAGATACCAAGACACCATTGCTGGGGAGGGTGGAGTTGGCATGTTGTTTCTAACTACACAGCCTTCACACTGCCCCCTCTAGCCCACTATCCTCAGAGGACCCAAATCCTACCCATTTCCCCCACTTCATCCTATTCCTCGGTGGTGGGGTCCCAAGCATTAAGATTCCCAGCACAGACTCATCCCCCAACTTCTTGGTGTTATTGGTGGGTTTCAGCTTTCTCCCTGACGCCTCCACACCTCAGGCAGGAAGTGACTTCAGAGCAGCAGGATGCAGGTGGCTCCGGAGAAACGTCATGAAGTCACAGGTCCCTACACAATGAACCGGAAGGCAAGGGCGGGGAAGGGGAGAGCAAAGGCTGTTGAAAATGTCTGGTGGGATGGGATGATAGAACAGGCACAGAATCTAAGACGGTATCCAGGAGGCAAGACCGTTCTTCCCTAAACTCCCAGCTTCCCTCAGTCCCCAGCTTCCCATTGGCAAGAACCCAGGACACACCAGGCAACACTGAGAGGCTTCTTTATTCCAAGAATCTGATCTTGCAAAAATCTAACATCTCCACAGTGGTCCTCCACCCCCAGGCACTTTCCACCTGCCCATCCAATCTACTAAATAAAAACCATAATTCCTTCTCACATCTCtcctctgttttccctccctccttccccaattCTGCAATGCAGCAATGGGGAGCTagaagaaaagagggagaagaGTAGCTTTCTCACCAGTCCCCAAGTGACACCCACTAGTACTGACCTATCTTGAGGAACCTCTACCTTACAAATCCAAAAGTGCTCTTTACCCCCACCCCATATCCCTTAATCAAATAATCCTCAGGGCAACAAGGTGCAGGACTGTAAATCAAGGAGTATCATCCAACATTCAAGATACTCCACCCAGCCAAGAGGTAATCCCACTCCCCCTACTTGGCCTACACCAGAAACTGTTCCCCTTAACCAACCTCTCAATCCTACCAGGAGACTGGTTAACTAGAAGGGGCCTTTGATCTGTCCGTCAATCAATCACAAGGAACCTTTTAAACTTTTAATCCCATCAGTAATATCAACCATAATCTACAGCAATCCCAGAATGGAACTCAGCCCTTTTTTCCTCCCTGTGGAAGGTTCTAGTGCACTCACTGGTGTCAGGCAGGAATGCAGTGACAGAAAGACTGGGTCACAGACCCAGCTTTTCTAAGGTAAGAAAGTTACCAAGCACCTGTGACTTatagaggcaaaggagaagtttCTGGAATCTAGACATTTGCCagataatataaaaaaatctGTTCAAGGAAGAAGGGGCCCATCTCTGGTAGAGAAAAGCCCAAGGATCATTCAAGATCCAGATGCCTCTTCAGTAAAGAATAGGTCATGTCTCAGATTTAGTCAAGGTAAAGAGTTTTCTAATTCTTCCGTAGGTCATAACATTCTTAAAGGCTGGCAGGATCAGAAGTCACATCACCTCTGATAAGGAATTTCAGATTTCTCTCCTGTGGAAGGATCTACCTGGAGCCAAGGACAGACCCCCATGGGAGGATTATGGGCTCAACTCAAGCCTCTGTGTGAGCTCTATCATGATAGATTTGTGTCTAGAACCCTAGACTTGTATGCAGAACCACAGTGAAGCCAGACCTCAGTGACCAGATTAGTGGGACAGTTTAGGTTCTAGATCACCTTGCAAGCAAGACTACCAACCACCATACCTACAGCCTCTAGGAGGCATTTACTACTTCCACCTCAGGCTCACCATAAAGGTTCCTATCACTCTTGAAGAACAGAGAAAAATCTAGATCCAGTTCTAGCCTGCTAGAGAACCTACAACATCCAGAATACCAGAGAGGGTTCCTGACCCAATTCTACAATCCCATGTTTCCAGAGCTGCCCTAGAGCAAATGAAAGGATCCAGACCTAGAAATAGCAGGGCAGAACATAGGGAACCCCTTTCTCCATTTTAAACAAACCAACAGGCACACAAATAGCATAAAGAACAATTCTATAGATACCTTAATATAAAATACTCAAGCCAAAGGAGAAGGCCAAATGCTAATCTCTGCCAGCAGAGCTGTGACCTCACATTCTGTGTGTTGGGTCACTTGTGAATCACACTTGTGGAAAAGGGAACTGGGAAATGCAATAGAATGAAGGCCCTGGTGCCTCCCAAAGGCCtcaataaattatatttacaCATAAACTGAATGAGATGGGGTGCGGGTTAAAGGCTGTTCCCTTAAGGCAACCAGGCCTCCAGTCTCTCCCCTCTCCTAGCCCCTAGCTTGCTCTCCTCAGAGACAATTTTGGTTGTGGGGAAGAGGTTTTGGCCAGCAAAACAGAGGCAGATCTAGCCGGGACCTGCCACCCCAGCTCTTCCCAGTAAGAAATCAAGGTGGTGGCAATTTCTGATACTGTTAGGGCCTTGCACACTCCCATGCCCAAGTGTGACCCGGGAGAAGCCAGGCCTGAGCCCACAGCATCTCGGTTCCCAGGAGGCAAGTGAGGCCGGGGTCCACCTCAACTAGGGCCCCCTAGAATGTGATAGTGCACTTTGGTGTTGGTGGCAGCTCCCAGGGGGCGAGTGGGGCCTGGGCCCGCCTCAGCTAGGGCCCCCCAGGATGTGGTAGTGTACTTTGGTGTTGGTGGCAGCTCCGTGTTTCTGGCGCAGATGAAGCCGCAGTTGACTTTTGTGCCGGAAATGCAGGCCACATGGATCGCACTGTAGGAGAACAGAGGGTCAGGTACCTCCCCACCCACAACCATCTTTTAGTTCTTGAGCTAGGGGCAATTGTCCCACTCTCAGTCAGATAAGGAACGCTTTGGCCCTCCTGTCCTCACAAATCCCCAGGGGCGTCCTCCCAAATCCCCAGGGGCGGTATAGGTGATAGACCCTGCCTTCTTCAGCAAAGGGTTTCCCACTCATTAGTCCTCCCTCCTcacctgggagtccctgggtggcacaaacggttaagtgcctgACTACCCACTgtcggttcaaacctacccagagacacctggaaagaaaggcctggccgtctgcttctgaaaatcccaaggagcacagttctactctgcacatacggggtcatcatgaggGGGAAACCTACTCtgcagtaactggtttggttttttatttgtttagccCCCTCTAGAGGAAAAATACCGCTGGCCTCATCCAGGAGTATAACTTCTATgtctgccctcccccaccccatccctacCCCTGATTAACACTATCTCCAAGAGATCTAGGGATTGCAAGCCCTGCTCTTCTTAGAGTCCCACTCCTAGGCCAGGCCAGCTACCCACGTGGTAAGGCTTCTCTCCTGTGTGGATGCGAACGTGGCTCTTGAGGGTTTGTAGGTGGCGGAAGCACGTCCCACAGGTGGGGCAAGGATAGGGTTTCTCCCCAGTGTGAATCAGCACGTGTGCACGCAGATGCGCTACCTGGGAAGCAGGGGAGACCTTGCATTGGCGCTTCTGGGAGGGACAGAACCCTCCAGATATGGCCTGCCCTGCCCTCCTGCAGGTTTGCCTTTGAACTCACTCCCAGGCTGGCTCCATACCTGGACAAAGCGCGAGCCACAGGTCTCACACTTATAGGGCTTCTCTCCTGAATGGATGCGGCTGTGTGTCTTCAGGTTTGCAGGCCGGTTAAAGCGGGCTCCGCAGATGGAGCAGTGGTACGGCTTCTCTCCTGGGGACAGGGAAGAGGGGAGGTCAGGGACTTTGCCTCAGGACACCTGTGGCCACCAAAGCCACAGGACCCTCTCCTCCCTGCTCACAGCTACCTGTGTGCACGGTGCGGTGACTGGCGAGGTTGCCCTTGTAGCGGAAGGCAGAGCGACAGAGCTGACACTTGTAGGGCTTGTCCTCCTCCCCAGGAGCTGAGGGGTCCAGCCCCGATGAGCACCCAGCCATAGCCTCACAATTCTGGCAGCTGACAAAATCACTTCCTGGGCAGGGAGGTGGGTAATGACAACAATAGTTATTTACTGAGAGTTCCTGGGTACCACTGAATCCTCAAACCACACATTGGTAGGTTTTCTTTTCTCCAGTTTACAGTTAAGGCTTCTAGGGCTTttttaacttgcccaaggccacatggTTAGAAAAGGGATGAGCCAAGATCTGACTTCACACTTGTTTGACTCCAGAGCACTCTGCTAATCTCCTCTCCAATAGTGGTGGTGATCAGTGGAGGCTCCTATTAGTGGGTGAAGGTTTCtgtttctccctcctctcctgtACCACTCTAGATGACAGCCTGTCAGAGAGGCCCAGCCAAGCCCTGGGCAGACCACTCAGCCCTAGATGGGAGTAAGCCAGAACTATCCAAGCTTTGCTGCTCCCTTTAATACTACTAATCCCTGGTCCTACGTCTAGACATTCTGATCTATGGGATGTGGCTTGGGCAtcaggatttttaaaagctcccccaggtgattctaatttgTAATAAAGTTTAGAAACCATTGCAATGGGCCTTTCCAGAGGCATTTTGGCCCAAAGTAGCCTGAAGCAGCCACAGGAGAAAAGTCGGGAAGGAGGGGCTCTCACCTGGTGGTGGACGGACCCGCTCAGAGGGTGACCCAGTGGTCTCTTGAGCCTGGGGTGTGAGGAGATGGGGGGTATTGGCTGGAGTTCCAGATTTGAACTGTATGGTGGCAGCAATTGGAGAAAGCCTAGCAAATGGCAAGGCCCAGGGAAAACGGTTAGAAGAGATTACATGGAGAGGGATTCTCCCTGAAGAACTTGGAGCCAAAGGCCTAGCTTCTGGAGGTAAGTTAATATTGACCAATGAACCATATCCAATTGTGCTGCCAAAGTCCCACCCGCTGAGTAAGCCTGGCCTCACTCCCTACGGTGGGCTActggttgccttcgagtcgattttgactcatggcaaccccatgtgtgtcacagtagaactgtgctccgtagggttatcaatggctgatttttcaggtctccaggactttctccagaggtgcctttgggtggacttgaacctccaacctttcagttagcagccaagtgcgttaactatTTATACCACCCCAGGGGTGGAAAGGTGGGCTAGTGTCTCTGAAAACCCAGCCCCATCTCCCTGCCTCCAGACCACCCAGACCCAGTGGCTCTGCCTCCTAGCTGAGGCCAGTCTCTATGAATTCATGGTTCCAGGTTCTGTACCTGTTCTGGGGACCAGGAATGGGTCCTTcttcactgctgctgctgctactggaGGCCTCATCTCCACTAGGGAGCCTGGCTTGGGGGCAAGGTTGACCAGAACTCCTCTCTCCTGCCAGGCTCCCTGCTTGAGAGGCCTGAGAGTTTAGCACGATGAACTTATACTTTTTCCAGTTGCAGGCCTTGGGGTCTGGACTGGGGGGACCTTGACTGCAGCTGCGAGACTCAGTAGGTGGGTCTGGGTGCCCTTCGGAGCGCCTGGGACTGCCGGGAGGAGGGGCCGTCGGAGGTGTGGGGGGCTCTGTTTCCAAGGGACGCAGGGAGATGCCCAGAGGTTCATAGCTGGGAAAAATGCGATGGACATTAGTGCTACTGGCTaaccttggcctctgccctagaTATTTGGGGCACCACCTCACCCACGCTGACCACTGAGCCAGGGTTCCCTCACCTGGCCTGGATAAAGCGGTGGCATGCCTGGACTACATGTTCCATCTGCAAGTAGGTGGCagctgcaagcacagctggggcAGTGGCCGGCGAGAGGCGCAGGCGTGAAGTGTACATGAAGTCCAGAAGGGGAGCAAAGCCTCCAGCTTCCGGGCCCCCAGGCAGGGAGAGAACGTCCACCCCCACTCCCGCACGGCTCCGGAAAATGGAATAGAAGAAGCCACTGGAAAGGGGGCAGTTAGATCATGTTATGGGATGGGGAACTAAGGGAGACTCACTCTGCAGTGCAAAGTCACACCTCTAGAAGCCCCGCCTCCGCCACTATCACCCCGCCCCCATGCCGGGAAGCTCCGCCTCATGCTTTCCAGGGTTTAGCTTCGAATCCCTTATGGCCCCGCCCCTTCCCATCTGGCCCCGCCCCAGCCCAAGAGCCCCGTCCCTCGAACCTGCAGGCGATAAGAACAGCCTTGTGCGCCCGGAGGGGTTGCCCGCCAACCAGCAGCGTGACGTCAGTGAGTATCCCGCGCAGGCGCAGCTCATTCAGATTGCCGAGCACGTCGGAGGAGTGGCGAGTGAACTCGCGGACGTAACCTAGCGCTCCGTTCGGGGCTGCGGTGGAACCCATGGCGACGCCGGCCTGCGGGTGCCGTGGAGAGGGCTCAGGGATCCAGGCAGTCGTAACAGGGAAGACCCGACGCCTTCCCGTCCTCAGTTTGCCTTTTCCTCCTAAGGTGTAGCTAGAGTCCTGGCCCCGGCCCACGCACCCTCACTTAATTCATCTAGATCGTTCTGCGCTCCTCTCGCTCTTCCAGATCCCACAGCACTCGGGGCGGGTTGAAGGTTCCCAAAACCCGGCGTCGATGGAGAACGTGTGGAATCCAGCGCGCAGCGCCCTTCATTTGACTCCTAGTACCCCTCTGGCACCCCCACTCCCCTCTGCTGCGCTGCGCACCTGCGTCTCAGATACCCCACCTGCCCAGAGATCCCAGACGACCTGCGGTCCACACCTCCTACTCCCAGTCGAAGCTCCGTTCCCTGAACCACTGAATTCTGCTTCTGTCTGGTCCCCGACTCCAAGTTGAGCCCAATTTTGGGGACTCAGTCTTCCTATCATCAACAAACTCCAACCCCTCTTAGGGGACCCAGGAGTCTGGCCCCCTAAGTCTCTCGCTCTTACCCCCGTCCCGCAGGGGCTGCGGCTTCTCTTCTCAAGGGAGGCGGGTCTATCTCCCCTCTTGGCCCCGGCGCCTTTATCGCGCCGGGATGTCGGGggcgggggtggaggtggggtgaCCGCCTGGATCTgtatccttccttcctccctcgctCTCCAGATGGCAAGCCCGGGGCGGGGTCTCCGGCTCCAGGGCGGGACCTCAGGAACGCGGGGTGGTCGTAACTGAAAAGTAAGGGGTCTTGAGCCACTGAGAGTGGAACTGAGGATGGGAATGTTGGAAGTGGGGAGGAAGCTGGGGACATCGAGGTTGGAAGTATGGGACCTGGGTGGTTGGAGGGCCTGGGACAGAAAATTGGTGTGGTGGCTTTTGGGAGAAGATACTAGGAGCCTGTTGCAGAAGAAAGTGAATACAGCAAAACTCCTCCGTCCCATGCATGGTATTAagggaaaaaggagaaaggaggagCCCAGCGAGGCACCAGGTTAGGGAGGTTAGTGGGCTCCCGTGGGGTCTCAGATAGTGGGAGGGTGTGGTGTGAGTGGCAGGCTCCTCTAAAGGGTCCTCAAAAAAAGGGGTACTCTGACTGGGCGGGGTAGTGAGGTGGCGGATATGATTTCTAGTTGGTTTCCTTCCATTGTCCTGCGACCGGAGCCAGCTGCTTCCCCTCGAGGAGGTGGGGAAAGCCCCGGGTGGGGGCCGAGAGACGCTCGGGAGACCTAGGCGTCCGGCTTCTAGCTCCcgattctcttctgaatcctttTAGGGATCCAGAGGGACGTACTCAAAGCCCGGCCTTCCTCCCCCAATCCTAACTCTCTAGCACCTCGGGTACCCGCCCGCCGGTCGGCCACGCTTTGAGG
The window above is part of the Elephas maximus indicus isolate mEleMax1 chromosome 19, mEleMax1 primary haplotype, whole genome shotgun sequence genome. Proteins encoded here:
- the BCL6B gene encoding B-cell CLL/lymphoma 6 member B protein isoform X3, which codes for MIGRLSPQNWAQLGVGDQTEAEFSGSGNGASTGSRRCGPQAGVAMGSTAAPNGALGYVREFTRHSSDVLGNLNELRLRGILTDVTLLVGGQPLRAHKAVLIACSYEPLGISLRPLETEPPTPPTAPPPGSPRRSEGHPDPPTESRSCSQGPPSPDPKACNWKKYKFIVLNSQASQAGSLAGERSSGQPCPQARLPSGDEASSSSSSSEEGPIPGPQNRLSPIAATIQFKSGTPANTPHLLTPQAQETTGSPSERVRPPPGSDFVSCQNCEAMAGCSSGLDPSAPGEEDKPYKCQLCRSAFRYKGNLASHRTVHTGEKPYHCSICGARFNRPANLKTHSRIHSGEKPYKCETCGSRFVQVAHLRAHVLIHTGEKPYPCPTCGTCFRHLQTLKSHVRIHTGEKPYHCDPCGLHFRHKSQLRLHLRQKHGAATNTKVHYHILGGPS
- the BCL6B gene encoding B-cell CLL/lymphoma 6 member B protein isoform X1 produces the protein MIGRLSPQNWAQLGVGDQTEAEFSGSGNGASTGSRRCGPQAGVAMGSTAAPNGALGYVREFTRHSSDVLGNLNELRLRGILTDVTLLVGGQPLRAHKAVLIACSGFFYSIFRSRAGVGVDVLSLPGGPEAGGFAPLLDFMYTSRLRLSPATAPAVLAAATYLQMEHVVQACHRFIQASYEPLGISLRPLETEPPTPPTAPPPGSPRRSEGHPDPPTESRSCSQGPPSPDPKACNWKKYKFIVLNSQASQAGSLAGERSSGQPCPQARLPSGDEASSSSSSSEEGPIPGPQNRLSPIAATIQFKSGTPANTPHLLTPQAQETTGSPSERVRPPPGSDFVSCQNCEAMAGCSSGLDPSAPGEEDKPYKCQLCRSAFRYKGNLASHRTVHTGEKPYHCSICGARFNRPANLKTHSRIHSGEKPYKCETCGSRFVQVAHLRAHVLIHTGEKPYPCPTCGTCFRHLQTLKSHVRIHTGEKPYHCDPCGLHFRHKSQLRLHLRQKHGAATNTKVHYHILGGPS
- the BCL6B gene encoding B-cell CLL/lymphoma 6 member B protein isoform X2, with translation MGSTAAPNGALGYVREFTRHSSDVLGNLNELRLRGILTDVTLLVGGQPLRAHKAVLIACSGFFYSIFRSRAGVGVDVLSLPGGPEAGGFAPLLDFMYTSRLRLSPATAPAVLAAATYLQMEHVVQACHRFIQASYEPLGISLRPLETEPPTPPTAPPPGSPRRSEGHPDPPTESRSCSQGPPSPDPKACNWKKYKFIVLNSQASQAGSLAGERSSGQPCPQARLPSGDEASSSSSSSEEGPIPGPQNRLSPIAATIQFKSGTPANTPHLLTPQAQETTGSPSERVRPPPGSDFVSCQNCEAMAGCSSGLDPSAPGEEDKPYKCQLCRSAFRYKGNLASHRTVHTGEKPYHCSICGARFNRPANLKTHSRIHSGEKPYKCETCGSRFVQVAHLRAHVLIHTGEKPYPCPTCGTCFRHLQTLKSHVRIHTGEKPYHCDPCGLHFRHKSQLRLHLRQKHGAATNTKVHYHILGGPS